In one Arthrobacter jinronghuae genomic region, the following are encoded:
- a CDS encoding thiolase family protein: MSPQSRSRQIRDVVFVDGVRTPFGKAGEKGIYAGMRADDLVVKCIRELMRRNPSLPPERIDEVAIAATTQSGDQGMTIGRTAALLAGLPRTVPGFAIDRMCAGAMTAVTTTASGIGFGAYDVVIAGGVEHMGNHPMGKDADPNPRFMTERLVDPAALNMGNTAENLHDRFPHITKDRTDAYAAASQEKLAKAYAGNSIQPDLVPVATKKPGTGWTLNTVDEPPRPGTTVEDLAALRTPFRAHGRVTAGNAAGLNDGATTALLASAEAAEELGLGVKMRLVGYAFAGVEPEVMGYGPVPATEKVLEQTGLSIEDIGLFEINEAFAIQVLAFLDHFGIADDDPRVNRYGGAIAVGHPLASSGVRLMNQLARQFEEDPSVRYGMTTMCIGLGMGATVIWENPNHPEYNTDSTEATK, translated from the coding sequence GTGAGCCCACAAAGCCGATCACGGCAGATCAGGGACGTAGTTTTCGTTGACGGAGTGCGGACCCCGTTCGGCAAAGCAGGCGAAAAAGGTATCTACGCCGGCATGCGGGCTGATGACCTGGTGGTCAAGTGCATCCGCGAACTGATGCGCCGCAACCCCTCCCTTCCTCCGGAACGCATTGACGAAGTTGCCATTGCAGCCACCACCCAGTCCGGTGACCAAGGCATGACCATCGGGCGCACCGCCGCGCTCCTGGCCGGCCTGCCGCGCACCGTCCCGGGCTTCGCCATTGACCGCATGTGCGCCGGCGCCATGACGGCCGTGACCACCACCGCGTCCGGCATCGGCTTCGGCGCCTACGACGTCGTCATTGCCGGCGGCGTGGAGCACATGGGCAACCACCCGATGGGTAAGGACGCCGATCCGAACCCGCGCTTCATGACCGAGCGGCTGGTGGACCCCGCCGCCCTGAACATGGGCAACACTGCGGAGAACCTGCATGACCGCTTCCCGCACATCACCAAGGACCGCACCGACGCGTACGCCGCCGCCAGCCAGGAGAAGCTTGCCAAGGCCTACGCCGGCAACTCCATCCAGCCGGACCTGGTTCCCGTAGCCACGAAGAAGCCCGGCACCGGCTGGACCCTGAACACCGTGGACGAACCGCCGCGCCCGGGCACCACCGTGGAAGACCTCGCCGCCCTGCGCACCCCGTTCCGTGCCCACGGCCGGGTCACCGCCGGCAACGCCGCCGGCCTGAACGACGGCGCCACCACCGCCCTGCTGGCCTCCGCGGAAGCTGCCGAGGAACTCGGCTTGGGCGTCAAGATGCGCCTGGTCGGCTACGCCTTCGCCGGCGTCGAGCCCGAGGTCATGGGCTACGGTCCGGTTCCCGCCACCGAAAAGGTGCTGGAGCAGACCGGCCTGTCCATCGAGGACATCGGCCTGTTCGAGATCAACGAGGCCTTCGCCATCCAGGTGCTGGCCTTCCTGGACCACTTCGGCATCGCCGACGACGATCCCCGCGTGAACCGCTACGGCGGCGCCATCGCCGTCGGCCACCCGCTGGCCTCCTCGGGCGTGCGCCTGATGAACCAGCTGGCCCGCCAGTTCGAGGAAGACCCGAGTGTGCGTTACGGCATGACGACCATGTGCATCGGCCTGGGCATGGGCGCGACCGTGATCTGGGAAAACCCGAACCACCCCGAATACAACACCGATTCCACGGAGGCCACGAAGTAA
- a CDS encoding phage holin family protein has product MKNLLITCLLQILAASAALLLSMWWVPGFRVQWPGFVATVLVVVLAQAVMTPLTNWAAKRYAPAFLGGTGLATALLALVIASTIPAGVSNTGIGNWILSALILWVASAAGSAVAQVLASRRRGTPGQAAGRA; this is encoded by the coding sequence ATGAAAAACCTGCTGATCACGTGCCTGCTGCAGATACTTGCGGCAAGCGCAGCCCTTCTGCTGAGTATGTGGTGGGTGCCCGGTTTCCGCGTCCAGTGGCCCGGATTCGTCGCGACGGTACTGGTTGTTGTGCTCGCCCAGGCCGTTATGACGCCGCTGACCAACTGGGCGGCAAAACGCTACGCACCCGCTTTCCTCGGCGGGACGGGGCTTGCCACTGCCCTGTTGGCGTTGGTTATAGCCAGTACCATCCCGGCTGGAGTCAGCAACACCGGGATTGGCAACTGGATCCTTTCGGCACTCATCCTCTGGGTCGCATCAGCGGCCGGATCAGCAGTTGCCCAGGTCTTGGCCTCACGTCGCAGGGGCACCCCGGGCCAGGCTGCCGGACGCGCATAG
- a CDS encoding alpha/beta hydrolase fold domain-containing protein: protein MESIADPALAAWLDGIRTGERVEPSLETILLLRKDRARPPGPELASVTDVSLPGRPALRARLYRSGAGIQPLTVFVHGGGFVFGGLESHDRLCRRLALLANTAVLAVDYRLAPEHAAPAAVDDIVRALAWVADRPAELGSFRPGVGLAGDSAGGLIAFLAADRLAGTGLQPQVLLLAYPNADLALGLPSVGEKDEGWGLSVRDLTFFISQWVPSASPEMYAEYSPLAVAAASGRRPTSVRTLLATAEHDPLRDEGQLLAETLVRGGAGVDYVAHPGLVHGFLTLDTVSPAARQAGDALLRRYGTALRRGQ from the coding sequence ATGGAGTCCATAGCTGATCCAGCGTTGGCTGCCTGGCTGGATGGGATACGTACCGGCGAAAGGGTGGAGCCCTCACTCGAAACCATCCTTTTGTTGAGGAAGGACCGCGCCCGGCCTCCTGGCCCGGAGCTTGCCAGCGTCACCGACGTCTCCCTCCCCGGAAGGCCTGCGCTGCGGGCCCGGCTGTACCGCTCTGGTGCCGGAATCCAGCCGCTGACGGTGTTTGTGCACGGCGGCGGGTTCGTGTTCGGCGGGCTCGAGTCACACGACAGGCTCTGCCGCCGCCTCGCACTGTTGGCCAACACTGCGGTACTGGCGGTGGACTACCGGCTCGCCCCCGAGCATGCCGCGCCGGCGGCGGTGGATGACATTGTGCGTGCCCTGGCGTGGGTTGCGGACCGTCCGGCGGAACTGGGGTCCTTCCGTCCCGGCGTCGGGCTGGCCGGTGACAGCGCTGGCGGACTGATTGCTTTCCTGGCCGCAGACAGGCTGGCCGGTACCGGGTTGCAGCCTCAAGTGCTCCTGCTGGCCTATCCCAACGCCGACCTGGCACTGGGCCTTCCCAGCGTCGGCGAAAAGGATGAGGGGTGGGGCCTGTCGGTGCGGGATCTGACATTTTTCATTTCACAGTGGGTACCGTCGGCGTCCCCGGAGATGTATGCCGAGTACAGTCCGTTGGCTGTCGCCGCTGCCAGCGGACGGCGCCCGACGTCCGTGCGGACTCTGCTCGCTACTGCAGAACATGATCCGCTGCGGGATGAGGGGCAGCTGCTGGCTGAAACTCTGGTGCGCGGTGGAGCCGGCGTCGACTATGTGGCTCACCCCGGTTTGGTGCATGGCTTCCTGACTCTGGACACAGTGTCGCCGGCCGCCCGGCAGGCGGGCGATGCCCTGCTGCGGCGTTACGGGACGGCGCTGCGGCGCGGTCAGTGA
- the uvrA gene encoding excinuclease ABC subunit UvrA, which yields MMSSAKTSPESAPNLHASGMVRVRGAQENNLRNVDVDIPRDAIVAFTGVSGSGKSSLAFGTIYAEAQRRYFESVAPYARRLLAQGHNPKVEEIAGLPPAVALQQRRGAPSSRSTVGTLTTLSNSMRMLFSRGGTYPANAEPGSLDSDAFSPNTAAGACRECSGLGIAHTVTEDSLVPDPSLSIRDGAIAAWPGAWQGKNLRDILIQLGYDVDVPWNRLPKKDRDWILFTEEQPVVMITPQRDRVAKPYKGRFWSAKSYVMHTLADSGSAQMRERVLAYMVSGPCPICGGAGLRPEALAVTFAGRNIAELNGATLAELAEIIRPTAELKSAGTASRAAASNEDTEVAVTITRDLLSRLEVLIGLGLGYLSLSRATPTLSPGEMQRLRIATQLRSGLFGVIYVLDEPSAGLHPADAEPLLTVLQELKDAGNSVFVVEHNMDVVRSAEWIVDVGPQAGDGGGTVLYSGPVDGLAEVEESATRPFLFGEAETAKPARRTPDQWLSLKGITRHNLQGLDAEIPLGVFTAVTGVSGSGKSTLVSQVLAETVGRQVNGVPTEPEDPEAPEEQDPGAHVRSIAGLEHLDRLVRVDQRPIGRTPRSNLATYTGLFDAVRKLYAGTEEARARGYNAGRFSFNVAGGRCETCQGEGFLAVELLFLPGTYGPCPVCHGARYNEETLQVTYRGKSIADVLAMRVETAAEFLADVPAAARSLRTLLDVGLGYLRLGQPATELSGGEAQRIKLATELQRARRGHTLFLLDEPTTGLHPQDVQLLLRQLNRLVDAGNTVVVVEHSMNVVASADWVIDMGPSGGEEGGRIICAGTADDVAACDASRTAPYLSAALKLLP from the coding sequence ATGATGAGTAGCGCGAAAACTTCCCCGGAATCTGCCCCTAATTTGCACGCCAGCGGCATGGTGCGCGTGCGCGGAGCGCAGGAGAACAACCTGCGCAACGTCGACGTCGACATCCCGCGCGACGCGATTGTCGCCTTCACCGGCGTTTCAGGTTCGGGTAAGTCCTCCCTGGCCTTCGGCACCATCTACGCCGAGGCGCAGCGGCGCTACTTCGAGTCGGTGGCCCCCTATGCGCGCCGCCTGCTCGCCCAGGGGCATAACCCCAAGGTCGAGGAAATCGCCGGGCTGCCGCCTGCCGTCGCCCTGCAGCAGCGCCGCGGAGCGCCCAGCTCGCGCTCTACCGTCGGCACCCTCACCACGCTCTCCAACTCCATGCGCATGCTGTTCTCCCGCGGAGGCACCTATCCGGCAAACGCCGAACCCGGCAGCCTCGACTCTGACGCCTTCTCGCCCAACACGGCGGCCGGCGCCTGCCGGGAGTGCTCCGGACTGGGCATTGCGCACACCGTCACCGAGGACTCCCTGGTTCCGGACCCCAGCCTCAGCATCCGGGACGGCGCGATTGCTGCCTGGCCCGGCGCCTGGCAGGGCAAGAACCTGCGGGACATCCTCATCCAGCTCGGCTACGACGTCGACGTGCCCTGGAACCGGCTGCCGAAGAAGGACCGCGACTGGATCCTGTTCACCGAAGAGCAGCCGGTGGTGATGATCACCCCGCAGCGTGACCGTGTGGCCAAACCGTACAAGGGGCGGTTCTGGAGCGCCAAGAGCTACGTGATGCACACCCTGGCGGATTCCGGCAGCGCCCAGATGCGCGAACGGGTCCTGGCCTACATGGTGTCCGGTCCCTGCCCGATCTGCGGCGGAGCGGGCCTGCGTCCCGAGGCGCTCGCCGTTACGTTCGCCGGCCGGAACATTGCCGAGTTGAACGGCGCCACGCTGGCCGAGCTGGCCGAAATCATCCGGCCGACGGCGGAACTGAAGTCCGCGGGCACCGCCTCCCGTGCTGCGGCCTCCAATGAAGACACCGAAGTTGCCGTGACCATCACCCGGGACCTGCTGAGCCGGTTGGAGGTGCTGATCGGCCTGGGCCTCGGTTATCTCAGCCTCTCCCGCGCCACCCCCACCCTTTCACCCGGTGAAATGCAGCGCCTGCGGATCGCCACCCAGCTGCGCTCGGGCCTTTTCGGGGTCATCTATGTCCTGGACGAGCCCTCCGCTGGACTGCACCCGGCGGACGCCGAGCCGCTGCTGACCGTGCTGCAGGAACTCAAGGATGCCGGGAACTCGGTGTTCGTCGTCGAGCACAACATGGACGTGGTGCGCAGCGCTGAATGGATTGTGGATGTAGGTCCGCAGGCCGGCGACGGCGGCGGAACCGTGCTTTACAGCGGCCCCGTGGACGGACTGGCAGAAGTTGAGGAGAGCGCCACCCGTCCCTTCCTGTTCGGGGAGGCCGAAACCGCAAAGCCGGCCCGCCGCACTCCGGACCAGTGGCTGAGCCTGAAGGGAATCACCCGGCACAACCTGCAGGGCCTGGACGCCGAGATTCCGCTGGGCGTGTTCACCGCGGTCACCGGTGTTTCGGGTTCCGGCAAGTCCACCCTGGTCAGCCAGGTCCTGGCCGAAACAGTGGGCCGCCAGGTGAACGGCGTGCCGACCGAACCAGAGGACCCGGAGGCTCCGGAAGAACAGGATCCGGGGGCGCACGTACGCAGCATCGCCGGACTGGAGCACCTGGACCGGCTGGTGCGGGTGGACCAGCGGCCCATCGGCCGCACCCCGCGCTCTAACCTGGCCACCTACACCGGCCTCTTCGACGCGGTGCGGAAACTTTACGCCGGCACCGAGGAAGCCCGCGCCCGCGGCTACAACGCCGGACGCTTCTCCTTCAACGTAGCGGGCGGACGCTGCGAGACCTGCCAGGGCGAAGGCTTCCTCGCCGTCGAACTGCTGTTCCTGCCCGGCACCTACGGTCCCTGCCCGGTCTGCCACGGCGCCCGCTACAACGAGGAAACCCTGCAGGTCACCTACCGCGGCAAGAGCATCGCCGACGTGCTGGCGATGCGGGTGGAAACCGCCGCCGAGTTCCTGGCTGACGTGCCCGCCGCAGCCCGGAGCCTGCGGACGCTGCTCGACGTCGGCCTGGGCTACCTGCGCCTGGGCCAGCCCGCCACCGAACTCTCCGGCGGCGAAGCCCAGCGGATCAAGCTTGCCACCGAACTGCAGCGCGCCCGCCGCGGCCACACGCTGTTCCTGCTCGACGAGCCCACCACCGGCCTGCACCCGCAGGACGTCCAGCTGCTGCTGCGCCAGCTCAACCGGCTGGTGGACGCCGGCAACACCGTGGTGGTGGTGGAGCACTCCATGAATGTGGTGGCGTCCGCGGACTGGGTCATCGACATGGGCCCCTCCGGCGGCGAGGAAGGCGGCCGGATCATCTGCGCCGGCACTGCCGACGACGTCGCGGCGTGCGACGCCAGCCGGACGGCACCCTACCTGTCGGCTGCGCTCAAGCTGCTCCCGTAA
- a CDS encoding ClpX C4-type zinc finger protein has product MPSELSGTDRDHRGNEPFMCSFCLRPRQETGVLAAAPTAAICRECAEGALKLLEAPRPADPDPLPATPWEALSNDELLERLPRVAQARDQVEEHLRRWVTAARDRNISWAVIGASLGMSRQSAWERFRTAP; this is encoded by the coding sequence ATGCCTTCTGAGCTGAGCGGCACGGACCGTGATCACCGGGGAAACGAGCCCTTCATGTGTTCGTTCTGTCTGCGGCCGCGGCAGGAAACCGGAGTATTGGCGGCGGCCCCCACTGCCGCCATCTGCCGGGAATGCGCGGAAGGGGCCCTGAAACTGCTGGAAGCCCCCCGCCCGGCGGATCCCGATCCGCTTCCTGCCACTCCCTGGGAGGCGCTGAGCAATGACGAGTTACTGGAACGGCTCCCCCGGGTGGCGCAGGCACGGGACCAAGTGGAGGAGCATCTTCGACGCTGGGTGACAGCGGCCCGGGACAGGAACATCAGCTGGGCCGTCATCGGCGCGTCGCTGGGGATGTCGCGCCAATCCGCATGGGAGCGTTTCCGCACCGCGCCTTAG
- a CDS encoding MFS transporter, whose product MATAQLPEPATVRIRGGRSFRFLASTAAAEGFADALTRTVLPILAVAVLGLGPGFVGILNATGIAAFLLLGVSAGVIVDRIGKPLLAMGAASLLRCGVLLFLAGGVWQGWLSGTGLFAAAVLIGISDLLFTTAHSTVVPVVSGPQGMKRAYSRLAMVNQTTTAGGAAAAGTVLGLLGMPVLLLTGAAAYASSWLLQHGIRLPAAAPVPGRPARGRARRGFATLRCTPALRALTLSACLTNAGAMVGNTVLPVYLLRDLAVAPSAFAALGVLSAFGAVSGAAAAPYLSGRMGLRALRAGAALVSVPAVLLAVFCSVLPGPDLVWLAGSTLVWGFLVALSGVAGAEVLPRTVPQNELATVGAAQRTLTLGVMPVAALLAGMAAAAAGTGPVLWLWALLAGLAALPVAFAKSLAQFR is encoded by the coding sequence GTGGCAACTGCACAACTTCCGGAACCGGCGACGGTCCGGATCCGGGGCGGACGTTCTTTCCGTTTCCTCGCGTCCACCGCTGCGGCGGAGGGGTTCGCTGACGCCCTGACCCGCACGGTCCTGCCCATCCTCGCCGTTGCGGTGCTGGGACTGGGACCGGGCTTCGTGGGTATTCTCAACGCCACCGGAATTGCAGCCTTCCTGCTGCTGGGCGTGAGCGCCGGAGTGATCGTGGACCGCATCGGCAAACCACTGCTTGCGATGGGTGCGGCTTCCCTGCTGCGGTGCGGTGTCCTGCTGTTCCTCGCCGGCGGTGTCTGGCAGGGGTGGCTCTCCGGAACCGGGCTGTTCGCCGCGGCCGTGTTGATCGGCATTTCGGACCTCCTCTTCACCACCGCCCATTCCACCGTTGTGCCGGTGGTGTCCGGACCGCAGGGAATGAAGCGGGCCTACTCCCGGCTGGCCATGGTCAACCAGACGACGACGGCCGGCGGCGCTGCTGCCGCGGGCACCGTTCTGGGCCTGCTGGGGATGCCGGTGCTGCTCCTCACCGGTGCTGCCGCCTACGCCTCGTCCTGGCTGCTTCAACACGGAATCCGGTTGCCTGCGGCTGCACCGGTTCCCGGGCGCCCTGCACGTGGGCGGGCCCGCCGCGGATTCGCCACGCTGCGCTGCACCCCGGCGCTGCGGGCATTGACCCTGTCCGCCTGCCTGACGAATGCCGGCGCCATGGTCGGCAACACCGTCCTGCCGGTCTATCTGCTGCGCGACCTGGCCGTTGCGCCGTCGGCCTTTGCGGCACTGGGTGTTCTGTCCGCTTTCGGAGCAGTTTCCGGTGCTGCGGCCGCGCCGTACCTCAGCGGCCGGATGGGGCTCAGAGCGCTCAGGGCCGGTGCCGCCCTGGTGTCGGTGCCCGCGGTCCTGCTGGCAGTCTTCTGTTCGGTCCTTCCCGGGCCGGATCTGGTGTGGCTGGCCGGTTCGACCCTGGTCTGGGGCTTCCTGGTGGCCCTGTCCGGCGTCGCGGGGGCGGAAGTGCTGCCCCGGACGGTCCCGCAGAATGAGCTGGCTACGGTGGGTGCTGCGCAACGGACGCTGACCCTCGGCGTGATGCCCGTGGCTGCACTGCTTGCGGGGATGGCGGCAGCTGCAGCGGGCACCGGGCCGGTGCTCTGGCTGTGGGCACTGCTGGCCGGGCTGGCCGCGCTCCCGGTCGCGTTTGCGAAGTCGCTGGCGCAGTTCCGTTGA
- a CDS encoding glycosyltransferase, which produces MDIGTLNAPDGLDLADPSPSGGDERGGLRVLQRVVLPDARDIASLSLYIDPDTGGGGGASAQAGRTAPVGWIHPDDILGRSSVRVRAGERLSFGSYFNAFPASYWRRWTTVEAVILQVRTEGSGFVLLYCSNDVGSPRRLEIRQVHGSQHSVFEIPLTAFGDGGWCWFDLVAGGNGMELASARWCAASDVPAGKATLGITTFNRAEYCLDTIGAIEADPEVRKAVHELIVVDQGDRKVQDQAGYPDLARAMGGQLRVINQGNLGGSGGFARVMSETAQSGTSIYAILLDDDIVLEPEGILRAIAFADLCRIPTIVGGHMFDMYNKSVLNAFAEMVDPYRFLWGPGKGLGPHDFAVSGLRSSSILHRRWDADYNGWWMCLIPVRIIHEAGLPLPIFIKWDDAEYSLRARKLGFPTVSLPGAAVWHVSWADKDDAVDWQAYFHERNRLIAALLHSPYAKGGRVLRESLDTDFRHLFSMQYYPETIRLMALRDVLQGPAGLHAALKNTLPRLQALRADYSDAVLDHEPGALPSGHTGKGLSKPLGRRSGDAPRWGAWTLKAALKHTAQPVSRRMVAAVSHQDSKWWTLSRLDEAVVTNAEGTGAARYQRDPRQVRKMLAETAALKARLLAEWESLRAAYREALPGITSMEAWERTFRAD; this is translated from the coding sequence ATGGACATCGGCACTTTGAATGCGCCGGACGGGCTGGACTTGGCCGACCCGTCGCCATCCGGCGGAGACGAGCGCGGGGGGCTCCGCGTACTGCAGCGCGTGGTGCTCCCGGACGCGAGGGACATTGCTTCCCTGTCGTTGTACATCGATCCGGATACCGGAGGCGGCGGCGGAGCTTCGGCCCAAGCAGGACGCACCGCACCGGTCGGCTGGATCCATCCCGATGACATCCTGGGCCGCTCGTCCGTTCGTGTGCGGGCCGGGGAGCGGTTGTCCTTCGGCTCCTACTTCAATGCCTTTCCTGCCAGTTACTGGCGGCGGTGGACGACGGTCGAAGCCGTTATCCTGCAGGTCCGGACGGAAGGTTCCGGCTTCGTCCTGCTCTACTGCTCCAACGACGTCGGGTCTCCCCGGCGCTTGGAGATCAGGCAGGTACACGGCAGCCAGCACTCTGTCTTCGAGATTCCGCTTACCGCGTTCGGTGACGGCGGCTGGTGCTGGTTCGATCTAGTGGCCGGGGGCAACGGCATGGAACTTGCCTCGGCGAGGTGGTGCGCGGCGTCGGACGTTCCTGCGGGCAAGGCAACGTTGGGGATCACCACTTTCAACCGTGCCGAATACTGCCTGGACACAATAGGTGCCATCGAGGCTGATCCCGAGGTCCGGAAAGCCGTCCATGAACTGATCGTGGTTGACCAGGGAGACAGGAAGGTCCAAGACCAGGCCGGATACCCGGACCTGGCCCGGGCGATGGGCGGGCAGCTGCGGGTCATCAATCAGGGCAACCTGGGCGGCTCGGGCGGTTTTGCCCGGGTCATGAGCGAAACGGCGCAATCCGGGACCTCGATATACGCAATCCTCCTCGACGACGACATTGTCCTCGAGCCCGAGGGCATCCTGCGAGCCATTGCCTTCGCGGACCTCTGCCGCATCCCCACGATCGTCGGCGGACACATGTTCGACATGTACAACAAGTCCGTCTTGAATGCCTTCGCGGAGATGGTGGACCCCTACCGGTTCCTCTGGGGTCCCGGCAAGGGTCTGGGCCCCCATGACTTCGCGGTCTCCGGACTGCGTTCATCATCGATCCTGCACCGGCGCTGGGATGCAGATTACAACGGCTGGTGGATGTGCCTGATCCCGGTCCGGATCATCCACGAAGCCGGGCTGCCCCTTCCGATCTTCATTAAGTGGGACGACGCCGAATACTCGCTGCGGGCCCGCAAGCTCGGCTTCCCCACGGTGTCCCTGCCCGGGGCGGCGGTATGGCACGTTTCCTGGGCGGACAAAGACGATGCCGTGGACTGGCAGGCATATTTCCATGAGCGGAACCGCCTGATCGCAGCCCTCCTCCACTCACCGTATGCCAAGGGCGGCCGCGTCCTGCGGGAAAGCCTCGACACCGACTTCCGGCACTTGTTTTCCATGCAGTACTACCCCGAAACGATTCGGCTCATGGCACTTCGGGATGTCCTGCAGGGACCCGCCGGACTGCATGCAGCACTGAAGAACACCCTCCCCCGGCTGCAGGCGCTGCGGGCGGACTATTCCGATGCCGTGCTCGACCACGAACCTGGTGCCCTTCCGTCGGGACACACCGGCAAGGGACTCTCCAAGCCGCTGGGCAGGCGGTCCGGTGACGCGCCCCGATGGGGGGCATGGACTCTCAAAGCGGCACTTAAACACACGGCGCAGCCGGTGAGCCGGCGGATGGTGGCTGCCGTATCCCATCAAGACAGCAAATGGTGGACCCTGTCCAGGCTCGACGAAGCGGTGGTCACCAACGCGGAAGGTACCGGAGCCGCCCGCTACCAACGGGATCCCCGTCAAGTCCGGAAGATGCTGGCCGAAACGGCGGCATTGAAGGCAAGGCTCCTGGCCGAGTGGGAGTCGTTGCGTGCCGCTTACCGCGAGGCGCTCCCGGGCATCACCTCGATGGAGGCCTGGGAGCGGACATTCCGGGCAGATTGA
- a CDS encoding PGPGW domain-containing protein: MNRTERIPAWLRRTGIEVAGWSLVVLGVAALVLPGPGLLMVVAGLAVLSLRYAWAHRWLHPVKERAFRAAAQGVQTTPRIFVAVSGGLAVMAAGVIWGLWRQVPHWWPLGDSWWLPGGWVTGGTLIASGVLGLALIVYSYVRFRHSGSSRK, encoded by the coding sequence ATGAACAGAACCGAACGGATTCCAGCGTGGCTGCGCCGCACCGGCATTGAGGTGGCCGGATGGTCTCTGGTGGTTCTGGGCGTGGCTGCCCTGGTGCTCCCCGGACCGGGGCTGCTCATGGTGGTTGCCGGTCTCGCTGTCCTGTCCCTGCGTTATGCGTGGGCCCACCGCTGGCTGCATCCGGTGAAAGAGCGTGCTTTCCGTGCGGCCGCACAGGGGGTGCAGACCACGCCGCGGATATTCGTAGCTGTCAGCGGCGGGCTGGCAGTCATGGCCGCCGGCGTGATCTGGGGGCTCTGGCGGCAGGTACCGCACTGGTGGCCGCTGGGGGATTCCTGGTGGCTGCCCGGCGGGTGGGTCACAGGCGGAACCCTGATTGCGTCGGGCGTCCTCGGCCTGGCCCTGATTGTTTACAGCTATGTGCGCTTCCGCCATTCGGGGTCATCCCGTAAGTAG
- a CDS encoding GNAT family N-acetyltransferase produces the protein MLSEPLPAPQLLHGIQLRVADLSDAEELAAAYQRNRSYLAPFEPLREDTFFTPAGQRTVLRSKLVQHAAGTEVLWVLVHHERIVGTITLTGIVGGSFQSGNLGYWVDGDYAGRGIGTAAVEAVVELSRSGLGLHRVQAATLLDNAASQKVLARSGFERIGMAPDYLRIAGEWRDHLLFQRIL, from the coding sequence GTGCTTAGCGAACCTCTTCCCGCCCCACAGTTACTGCACGGTATTCAGCTCCGGGTTGCGGATCTGTCCGATGCCGAAGAACTCGCCGCTGCCTATCAGCGGAACCGGAGTTATCTGGCGCCCTTTGAACCGCTCAGGGAGGACACGTTCTTCACCCCGGCCGGCCAACGTACGGTCCTGAGGTCCAAGCTGGTCCAGCATGCCGCGGGTACGGAGGTTCTCTGGGTCCTGGTCCATCACGAGCGGATCGTCGGCACCATTACGCTCACTGGGATCGTCGGGGGTTCCTTCCAGTCGGGCAACCTCGGCTACTGGGTCGACGGCGACTATGCCGGACGGGGGATCGGCACCGCGGCGGTGGAGGCCGTCGTCGAACTTAGCCGAAGCGGGCTGGGGCTGCACCGGGTCCAGGCGGCCACCCTGCTGGACAACGCTGCGTCGCAGAAAGTCCTGGCCCGCTCCGGGTTTGAGCGGATCGGCATGGCGCCGGACTACCTCCGAATTGCCGGAGAGTGGCGGGACCATCTGCTTTTCCAGCGGATTCTTTAG
- a CDS encoding GNAT family N-acetyltransferase — protein MTGMLRAKLITTDRYTLEPLGVHHAAEMTKVLAGTAIYKYIGGQAPTAQELANRYAAQSVGSSPDGRETWLNWIIREQDRSIGFVQATVEADGPTSDIAWVVGEAFQGRGAATEAARAMVTWLRRRQPPVRITASIHPENTASSSVARHLGLTPSGHFDADGEELWDDAPAAD, from the coding sequence ATGACGGGTATGCTCCGGGCCAAGCTGATTACCACTGATCGCTATACGCTGGAGCCTTTGGGTGTGCACCACGCAGCGGAAATGACGAAGGTGCTGGCCGGTACTGCCATCTACAAATACATCGGCGGTCAGGCACCGACAGCGCAGGAGCTGGCGAACCGGTATGCCGCCCAATCGGTTGGATCGTCGCCGGACGGCCGTGAAACCTGGCTCAACTGGATTATCCGTGAACAGGACAGAAGCATTGGATTTGTCCAGGCCACAGTGGAGGCGGACGGGCCGACGTCGGACATCGCGTGGGTGGTGGGCGAGGCGTTCCAGGGGAGGGGTGCTGCCACCGAGGCCGCCCGCGCCATGGTCACCTGGCTGCGCCGCCGACAACCGCCGGTCCGGATCACGGCATCCATCCATCCGGAAAACACCGCCTCATCCTCCGTCGCCCGCCACCTGGGCCTCACTCCATCCGGCCATTTCGACGCCGACGGCGAAGAACTCTGGGACGACGCCCCAGCAGCGGATTAA